Proteins encoded by one window of Engraulis encrasicolus isolate BLACKSEA-1 chromosome 21, IST_EnEncr_1.0, whole genome shotgun sequence:
- the LOC134436951 gene encoding ependymin-1-like encodes MQAAFWVTVGLLCLTTAGLGNAQKPQPCRSPPLFMGGLTVGTQNEKVWAVGRYAYDAVQQRIHLGEMGTYNNKSFTYNALMLFDEGVLYEINHKEQTCVKKPLQSDFHPMAVPKGATFISQVVLGTSSAPGQGLLVNNWWGDMPDKQGNYILTFSEFGCFPVSALAKTKEFGWMSVSYYDNVLGAEPHWFIPPPFCADAELVESEDGKVTDFFSVFH; translated from the exons ATGCAGGCTGCATTCTGGGTGACGGTGGGACTGCTGTGCCTGACAACAGCTGGACTTGGCAACGCTCAGAAGCCTCAGCCATGTC GTTCTCCGCCCCTTTTTATGGGGGGTTTAACTGTG GGAACCCAGAATGAGAAGGTCTGGGCTGTggggag GTATGCCTATGACGCCGTACAGCAGCGTATCCATCTGGGAGAGATGGGGACCTACAACAACAAGAGCTTCACCTACAATGCTCTAATGCTTTTTGATGAG GGGGTCCTGTACGAGATCAACCATAAAGAGCAGACCTGCGTGAAGAAACCTCTGCAGTCTGACTTCCACCCCATGGCTGTGCCCAAAGGCGCCACATTCATATCTCAG GTGGTGTTGGGAACCTCCTCTGCCCCGGGACAGGGCCTGCTGGTCAACAACTGGTGGGGAGATATGCCTGACAAACAAG GAAACTACATTTTGACCTTCAGTGAATTTGGATGCTTTCCTGTCTCTGCCCTGGCCAAGACCAAGGAGTTTGGATGGATGAGTGTGAG ttaCTATGACAACGTCCTTGGGGCAGAGCCCCACTGGTTCATCCCGCCACCATTTTGTGCGGACGCCGAGCTGGTGGAGAGCGAGGATGGAAAAGTGACGGACTTCTTCTCCGTCTTCCACTGA